A stretch of Imperialibacter roseus DNA encodes these proteins:
- a CDS encoding EthD family reductase gives MKLKLILSVFLLFASVAALCQQKQPGKPKKEKQTIIEKGLIKVSVMYPFEEGKTFDMDYYETKHMPMVAGYLGSNLVKYTIEKGTASGIPNTPLPFMAIGTFYIKDLKAYQDAIAPNRDAIRADFPNYTNAAPVILVSEVVR, from the coding sequence ATGAAACTTAAACTCATCCTCTCGGTATTCCTTCTGTTCGCATCTGTGGCCGCCCTTTGTCAGCAAAAACAACCAGGCAAACCCAAAAAGGAAAAGCAGACTATCATAGAAAAAGGGCTGATCAAGGTGTCTGTGATGTATCCCTTTGAAGAAGGCAAAACCTTTGATATGGACTACTACGAAACCAAACACATGCCCATGGTGGCAGGCTACCTGGGGTCGAATCTGGTAAAGTATACCATTGAAAAAGGCACGGCCAGCGGCATTCCCAACACGCCCCTGCCATTTATGGCCATCGGCACATTCTACATAAAAGACCTGAAAGCGTACCAGGATGCCATAGCTCCCAACAGAGATGCCATAAGGGCCGACTTCCCCAATTACACCAACGCCGCTCCCGTGATCCTGGTGAGCGAGGTGGTGAGGTGA
- a CDS encoding MotA/TolQ/ExbB proton channel family protein: MIKFFYTGGNFMSILTIELVIITAWIIYQLVTGYNSKQPNKEEILRKISYGKSMGFFALATGFLGQMFGLMGAFSVIKQHPDIKIEYIFDGVGVSMISATYGVFIFLFSMILWFVASMVIEKKFKTTAV; encoded by the coding sequence ATGATAAAGTTCTTTTATACGGGAGGCAATTTCATGAGTATTCTAACCATAGAGTTGGTTATAATCACTGCATGGATTATTTATCAATTGGTTACCGGTTACAATTCGAAACAACCTAATAAGGAGGAAATCTTGCGAAAAATTAGCTATGGCAAATCAATGGGCTTTTTTGCCCTGGCAACAGGCTTTCTTGGTCAGATGTTTGGTTTAATGGGGGCGTTTTCGGTAATCAAGCAACATCCTGATATCAAAATAGAATACATATTTGATGGCGTAGGTGTATCCATGATATCGGCTACTTATGGCGTATTTATTTTTCTATTCTCCATGATATTATGGTTTGTGGCAAGTATGGTTATTGAGAAGAAGTTCAAGACCACGGCGGTCTGA
- a CDS encoding winged helix-turn-helix transcriptional regulator yields the protein MYERKIPLNLNCGLDLVGEVLYGKWKIRLLWFINEGIQRPSDLQRKIPDASRRVLNVQLKELEEHELVTKKIYPVVPPKVEYSLTDFGKTLIPVILALGDWGDQHEERLRSLILKSEGISSAE from the coding sequence ATGTATGAAAGAAAGATTCCGTTGAACCTGAATTGCGGCCTCGACCTGGTCGGCGAAGTGCTTTATGGCAAGTGGAAAATCAGGCTGTTGTGGTTTATCAATGAAGGAATCCAGCGGCCAAGCGATCTGCAGCGAAAAATCCCTGATGCTTCACGCAGGGTTTTAAATGTGCAGCTGAAGGAATTGGAAGAACACGAATTGGTTACAAAGAAAATTTACCCTGTTGTGCCGCCCAAAGTGGAGTATTCGTTGACTGATTTCGGTAAAACATTGATCCCCGTCATTTTAGCACTGGGCGACTGGGGTGATCAGCATGAGGAGCGTTTGCGGTCTCTTATTTTGAAAAGTGAAGGAATTTCATCTGCCGAATAG
- a CDS encoding LytR/AlgR family response regulator transcription factor, protein MNKKAENPSYHIAYWIFVLLVLTLVFGFSWGHRTAAFFFVSMLLPIVLGTSYFFNYVLVPRYFLTKKYWKFALYTFCLAITSVYLEMMVLLFSYIYMVKFSYDSLNPNATQILLLAAVLYLLVLIGSFLLMMNQITENQQMIRQLLDEKEKTKKSFLEIMSNRKLTKIPFEDIVYIESISDYVKVITINEEVVSKEKISRLAEVLPNVFLRIHRSFIINTNRIKEVSFDELLVDDIRLNIGRSYRKVVKEALKSHA, encoded by the coding sequence ATGAATAAAAAAGCCGAAAACCCAAGCTACCACATCGCCTACTGGATCTTCGTACTACTTGTCTTAACACTGGTATTTGGATTTTCATGGGGTCATAGAACTGCGGCATTTTTCTTTGTCAGCATGCTGCTCCCAATTGTTTTAGGCACTTCCTATTTTTTCAACTACGTGCTTGTGCCAAGATATTTCCTCACCAAAAAGTACTGGAAATTTGCGCTTTACACCTTCTGCCTGGCTATCACTTCAGTGTACCTCGAAATGATGGTTTTGCTGTTTTCGTATATATACATGGTAAAGTTCAGCTATGATAGCCTGAACCCCAACGCTACCCAAATCCTTCTTTTGGCGGCAGTGCTGTACTTGCTTGTACTTATTGGATCATTTCTATTAATGATGAATCAGATAACAGAAAACCAGCAGATGATTCGGCAACTTTTGGACGAAAAGGAAAAGACGAAAAAGTCCTTTCTTGAAATTATGTCCAATAGGAAATTGACGAAAATACCGTTCGAAGACATCGTTTATATCGAAAGCATATCGGACTATGTCAAAGTGATTACCATTAATGAAGAAGTTGTCAGCAAGGAGAAAATAAGCCGACTGGCCGAAGTATTGCCCAATGTCTTTCTAAGAATTCACCGTTCATTTATTATCAACACAAACAGGATAAAAGAGGTGTCATTTGACGAGCTGTTGGTTGATGACATCAGGCTAAACATTGGCAGAAGCTACAGGAAAGTTGTTAAGGAAGCCCTGAAGAGTCATGCGTAA
- a CDS encoding SDR family oxidoreductase, with translation MGHFDFNNELHGKIALVTGGTKGTGKAIAARLLQAGATVIITARNRPAASAQNLHFISADLSTSAGTAKVIQEVQSTFGRLDILVNNLGGSDTPGGGFAVLTDEDWLTTLQANLLAPVRLDRGFLPGMIERKTGVIIHIGSIQGKLPLFDSTLPYAAAKAGLINYSKSLSNEVSPKGIRVLTVSPGWIKTESSTAMMERIAESSATTVEQATQSVMDALGGIPYGRPAQPEEVAELVGFLVSPRANYLTGTEFVIDGGTIPTI, from the coding sequence ATGGGACATTTTGACTTTAACAACGAGCTACATGGCAAGATAGCATTAGTTACAGGCGGCACAAAAGGCACAGGAAAAGCCATTGCCGCACGGCTGCTGCAAGCGGGAGCCACAGTGATCATCACAGCAAGGAACCGCCCTGCAGCATCAGCTCAAAACCTTCACTTCATTTCAGCCGACTTAAGCACCTCAGCGGGCACAGCCAAAGTGATACAGGAAGTACAATCAACCTTTGGCAGGCTTGATATCCTGGTCAACAATTTGGGGGGCTCGGATACTCCCGGCGGCGGCTTTGCGGTATTGACTGATGAGGACTGGCTAACAACGCTGCAAGCCAATTTATTGGCCCCGGTAAGGCTCGACAGGGGATTTCTGCCCGGAATGATCGAACGAAAAACGGGTGTCATTATCCACATCGGCTCCATACAGGGTAAGCTGCCACTATTCGACTCCACCTTGCCCTATGCAGCCGCCAAAGCGGGGCTTATCAATTACAGCAAAAGCCTTTCTAACGAAGTTTCGCCAAAAGGTATTCGTGTATTGACTGTTTCCCCGGGTTGGATAAAAACCGAAAGCTCCACAGCCATGATGGAACGCATTGCTGAGAGCTCAGCTACTACGGTAGAGCAGGCAACACAGAGCGTGATGGACGCTTTGGGCGGCATACCCTACGGCAGGCCGGCTCAACCAGAAGAAGTGGCCGAGCTGGTGGGCTTTCTTGTATCGCCTAGAGCCAACTATTTAACAGGAACAGAATTCGTCATCGACGGAGGTACTATACCCACTATTTAA
- a CDS encoding TrkH family potassium uptake protein, with the protein MRGESVLRYLGFILLFQGFFLLLSFIISAVQLETSTVPLLFSLISAVVFGAMFVLFTHPTEEVNFSEGLLTVVLGWVVTCLVGALPYLLWGVEFDLVNAWFESVSGFTTTGSTILNDVERLPSGLLFFRSSTHWMGGVGIIMFVLLILPQSSSKLVLLNTELSSLSQTNFKQSKRQVLLVLGYVYLGLTVLQTCLLWVAGMSLFDAVNHAFATIATGGFSTKNLSIAHFNSLPIEVITEVFMVLSAIHFGLLFTTIMWHKRNIFTSEITRAFLLVVAIGITIVALKLYADGLYSLGTSFRHAAFQVISLGTTTGFATVDTAHWPPLAMMVLMYFTIQCGMVGSTSGGLKFDRVYIFFKALKTQILQILHPRLVRVAKVDGQRIPVEIIEHTQVFIVMYILIFFVTTVVLSAYNIDLLTAFSASIATIGNVGPGFEGVSSLGNFSGLPDGAKVLLSINMLFGRLEIFNILALIYYTRY; encoded by the coding sequence ATGAGAGGGGAGTCAGTACTTCGCTACCTGGGCTTTATCCTGCTGTTTCAGGGGTTTTTCCTGCTGCTGTCGTTTATTATTTCAGCCGTGCAGCTGGAAACCTCTACGGTTCCGCTGCTATTCAGCCTGATTTCGGCCGTGGTGTTTGGCGCCATGTTCGTTCTCTTTACCCACCCGACCGAAGAAGTAAATTTCTCTGAAGGTTTACTCACGGTGGTGCTGGGCTGGGTGGTTACGTGCCTGGTGGGGGCCCTTCCCTATTTGTTGTGGGGGGTAGAGTTTGACCTGGTAAACGCCTGGTTTGAGAGCGTTTCAGGTTTCACCACCACGGGATCCACTATTCTCAACGATGTTGAGCGCCTGCCCTCCGGATTGCTTTTCTTCAGGTCGTCCACACACTGGATGGGTGGGGTTGGTATCATCATGTTCGTGCTGCTGATACTGCCGCAGTCAAGCTCCAAGCTTGTGCTGCTCAACACGGAGCTTTCTTCCCTGTCTCAAACAAACTTCAAACAAAGCAAGCGCCAGGTGCTGCTCGTGCTGGGCTATGTGTATCTGGGGCTTACCGTGTTGCAAACATGCCTTTTGTGGGTGGCCGGTATGAGTCTTTTTGATGCTGTTAATCACGCCTTTGCCACTATTGCCACGGGAGGCTTCTCTACCAAAAATCTCAGCATCGCCCACTTCAACAGCCTGCCCATAGAAGTGATAACCGAAGTTTTCATGGTATTATCGGCGATTCATTTTGGGCTACTTTTCACCACGATTATGTGGCACAAGCGCAATATTTTTACCTCCGAGATAACCCGAGCCTTTCTGCTGGTGGTGGCAATCGGCATCACCATCGTGGCGCTTAAGCTATATGCCGACGGCCTCTACTCTTTGGGCACGTCCTTCCGCCACGCCGCCTTTCAGGTGATCTCCCTGGGCACTACTACAGGGTTTGCCACAGTTGATACCGCTCACTGGCCCCCGCTGGCAATGATGGTGCTGATGTATTTCACTATTCAGTGCGGCATGGTGGGATCCACATCGGGAGGACTTAAGTTCGACAGGGTTTATATATTTTTTAAGGCGCTGAAGACACAGATATTGCAGATTCTTCATCCCAGACTGGTAAGAGTGGCTAAGGTTGACGGTCAAAGGATACCGGTGGAGATTATTGAGCACACACAGGTTTTTATTGTGATGTATATCCTCATTTTCTTTGTAACAACCGTGGTCCTGAGTGCCTACAACATCGATTTGCTCACTGCCTTCTCCGCCTCCATCGCCACCATTGGCAACGTGGGGCCCGGATTTGAAGGAGTGAGCTCCCTGGGCAACTTTTCGGGCCTCCCCGACGGCGCAAAAGTGTTGCTATCGATAAACATGCTCTTCGGTCGGCTGGAGATATTCAATATTCTTGCGTTGATCTACTATACCAGGTATTAG